One window of Acidobacteriota bacterium genomic DNA carries:
- a CDS encoding aspartyl/asparaginyl beta-hydroxylase domain-containing protein — MSPIPREALESALLGTLAELRRQHGEAPLERVGEFVRMVLGRAPRPVGDPLQRPELYFFPGLDDRAWPDEVVPWMPRLEAGFAAVRKELDGLIASRAEFVPYVHGDGRSYRAEKFRIAPQSGQWTVYDLHEPSAEERCPGTVGLLRDIFRYDLGEPVTAQFSALRPGARIAPHCGAANFFLTAHLGVIVPPGCLIRVGAESRSWVEGRGLVFNDSFEHEVRHDGDSQRVVLIARYWHPALSAVEIEAVGTLHGQVIEAAGGTEESQRAALAALRGVG, encoded by the coding sequence ATGTCTCCAATCCCTCGCGAAGCCCTCGAGTCGGCCCTGCTCGGGACGCTCGCCGAACTGCGGCGGCAGCACGGCGAGGCTCCGCTCGAGCGCGTGGGCGAGTTCGTTCGCATGGTGCTCGGGAGGGCCCCACGTCCCGTGGGCGATCCCCTTCAGCGCCCCGAGCTGTACTTCTTCCCGGGGCTCGACGATCGCGCCTGGCCCGACGAGGTGGTCCCCTGGATGCCACGGCTCGAGGCAGGGTTCGCCGCGGTCCGGAAGGAGCTCGACGGCCTGATCGCGTCCCGGGCGGAATTCGTCCCGTACGTCCACGGAGACGGCCGCTCCTATCGCGCCGAGAAATTCCGGATCGCGCCGCAATCAGGGCAGTGGACCGTCTACGATCTGCACGAACCTTCCGCCGAGGAGCGTTGTCCCGGAACGGTGGGCCTCCTCCGCGACATCTTCCGCTACGATCTCGGCGAGCCGGTCACCGCGCAGTTCTCCGCGCTTCGCCCCGGCGCGCGGATCGCCCCCCACTGCGGCGCCGCCAACTTCTTCCTCACGGCTCACCTGGGCGTCATCGTGCCTCCCGGTTGCCTCATCCGGGTCGGAGCGGAGAGCCGGAGCTGGGTGGAGGGGAGAGGGCTCGTCTTCAACGACTCGTTCGAGCACGAGGTGAGGCACGACGGCGACTCGCAGCGGGTCGTCCTCATCGCGAGGTACTGGCATCCCGCGTTGTCAGCGGTCGAGATCGAGGCCGTCGGGACCCTTCACGGACAGGTGATCGAGGCGGCGGGAGGGACCGAGGAGAGCCAGCGGGCCGCCCTCGCCGCCCTTCGCGGCGTGGGGTGA
- a CDS encoding FkbM family methyltransferase, translating to MTHRAARVKRVLAELPSIVYWEGRHVVRTARRFLLPVRRCRVGGVRVALAVSSSSEHYRADTYATKEPETIEWLRGRLVDGDVLFDAGANVGLYSLYAAKLRPGCRVYAFEPESHSFSSLTRNILINRLENVTPCSLALSDRESFELFHVYGQEPGSALHSLGAPSELRSEPPTIRQGTVATTLDRLVLSHGLPHPTLLKIDVDGIEERILDGAAAILASGRLRSILVEVTRRGDAETTWAERKLTAFGYSLTARSAWTIELRGLKSQNFVFDR from the coding sequence GTGACGCACCGCGCCGCTCGCGTGAAACGGGTCCTCGCCGAACTCCCGTCGATCGTCTACTGGGAGGGCCGGCACGTCGTGCGCACCGCGCGGCGCTTTCTCCTTCCCGTCAGGCGGTGCCGCGTCGGCGGCGTCCGGGTCGCGCTCGCCGTCTCCTCTTCCAGCGAGCACTATCGCGCGGACACCTACGCCACGAAGGAGCCCGAGACGATCGAGTGGCTCCGGGGGCGCCTCGTGGACGGCGACGTCCTCTTCGACGCCGGGGCGAACGTCGGGCTCTACTCCCTCTACGCCGCGAAGCTCAGGCCCGGGTGCCGCGTCTACGCGTTCGAGCCGGAATCCCACAGCTTCTCGAGCCTGACCAGGAACATACTGATCAACCGGCTCGAGAACGTGACGCCGTGCAGCCTCGCCCTCTCCGACCGCGAGTCGTTCGAGCTCTTCCACGTCTACGGCCAGGAGCCGGGGTCCGCGCTGCACTCGCTGGGCGCTCCGAGCGAGCTGCGGAGCGAGCCGCCCACGATCCGGCAGGGAACGGTCGCCACGACGCTCGATCGTCTCGTCCTCTCGCACGGCCTCCCGCATCCGACGCTCCTGAAGATCGACGTCGACGGGATCGAGGAGAGGATCCTCGACGGCGCGGCGGCGATTCTCGCGTCGGGGAGGCTCCGATCGATACTCGTCGAGGTGACGCGCCGCGGGGACGCGGAGACGACATGGGCGGAGCGCAAGCTCACGGCGTTCGGCTACTCGCTCACGGCCCGCAGCGCCTGGACGATCGAGCTTCGGGGCCTCAAGTCGCAGAACTTCGTGTTCGATCGGTGA
- a CDS encoding PD40 domain-containing protein, whose product MAGVSSRSATFRRNRCPSGEMSYAQSVPGLRWTSNARFSPHGRWIAYASNESGRGEIYVKPFPGPGGKWHGVGSLSQTEL is encoded by the coding sequence GTGGCGGGCGTTTCATCCCGGAGCGCGACGTTCAGGAGGAATCGCTGCCCGTCGGGGGAGATGTCGTACGCCCAGTCGGTGCCGGGCTTGAGGTGGACGTCGAACGCGCGATTCTCTCCCCATGGGCGGTGGATCGCGTACGCGTCCAACGAGTCGGGACGCGGCGAGATCTACGTGAAGCCCTTCCCGGGGCCGGGAGGGAAGTGGCATGGCGTGGGCAGCCTATCGCAGACCGAGCTGTGA
- a CDS encoding TonB-dependent receptor has protein sequence MSLRAAKALARGLLMLTHSASVFPFDNWRFDMMFPRPSLMATIVLAIALSAAPSQAAESADATLTGVVRSPAKAPIAGATVTATNQATKASQTATTGADGSYTLSLPPGSYSVKAAASGFRVEARPADVAAGAPGHLDFSLDPMLSEVVTVTAMKRETAAIDAPISVATRTEQEIRDHGVENIEGLAADVPGFTVQSLGPGQSQVAMRGVSAGQIARDQPGVKEQVGIYLDESPVSLSLFTPDLDLVDVNRVEVLRGPQGTLFGSGSVTGTVRYVTNQPQQDSTDGFVELGGGLVEDGSGTGDIKAGVNVPLGHTVAARVVGYYTHLSGFTDAVQPNLSVDRNVNDGFRKGARAAITWAPNAGFSITPRVVYQRVESNGWNLSDAYNILANPFTTTRPPVELGKRQEFTQLGEHFQDDYVLADLDLRYNFRGMTLTSITSFIDRDINIVRDTTALTASFTGGNIGFPEPIYTLSSPLFDNTHGEDWTQELRLSGGQKRVQWLGGAFYSHAVRDYGQNVSVPGFENATGIPTKGLLAPKDSIYFSQLGYHLDQIAFFGEGTVSATPRFSVTGGLRWYHYAEDKTELIDGVFGNMAGNGVNVISLPGTTSADGLAPRVIATYKLSDDANFNAQISRGFRLGGINDPLNTVLCSPQDLITFGGHDTWDDEKVWNYEVGYKSSLMGGRGSFDASLFYIDIHDLQTTVTAGTCSSRLVFNVPHARSQGVEVAFKAAPAHNFDLSVSGSYNDSEIRSTLTSTDPNGVVSVVSGIEKGRRLPSVPQVQVATSATYKFDVSGGSQVYVTGTWQHIGSRFTQVGDQDLGRLDLTTFGPNTIGGPLTANAFRYNPELPAYDLLNFRVGLRRVKWDISAYVNNATNQLALLALDRERGTLARLGYLTNQPRTFGITTRYNF, from the coding sequence GTGTCACTCCGCGCGGCGAAAGCTCTGGCCCGCGGCTTGCTGATGCTCACGCACTCTGCGTCCGTCTTCCCCTTCGACAACTGGAGATTCGACATGATGTTCCCGCGTCCGTCGCTCATGGCGACAATCGTTCTGGCCATCGCTCTGTCTGCCGCACCGTCGCAGGCCGCCGAGTCCGCGGATGCGACGCTCACAGGCGTCGTGCGCAGCCCCGCGAAGGCCCCGATCGCCGGCGCCACCGTGACCGCCACGAACCAGGCGACGAAGGCCTCGCAGACCGCGACCACCGGTGCCGACGGCAGCTACACCCTCTCGCTCCCGCCGGGCTCGTACAGCGTGAAGGCGGCGGCGTCCGGCTTCCGTGTGGAAGCGCGCCCGGCCGACGTGGCCGCGGGCGCTCCGGGCCATCTCGATTTCTCGCTGGACCCGATGCTGAGCGAGGTGGTCACCGTCACCGCCATGAAGCGCGAGACGGCTGCCATCGACGCGCCCATCTCGGTCGCGACGCGCACGGAGCAGGAGATTCGGGATCACGGGGTCGAGAACATCGAGGGGCTGGCCGCGGACGTCCCGGGCTTCACCGTGCAGAGCCTGGGCCCCGGTCAGAGCCAGGTCGCGATGCGCGGCGTCTCCGCCGGCCAGATCGCGCGCGACCAGCCCGGCGTGAAGGAGCAGGTCGGCATCTACCTGGACGAGTCGCCCGTCTCCCTCTCGCTCTTCACCCCCGACCTGGACCTGGTCGACGTGAACCGCGTGGAGGTGCTGCGGGGGCCGCAGGGAACCCTGTTCGGCTCCGGCTCGGTGACCGGGACCGTCCGCTACGTCACGAACCAGCCCCAGCAAGACTCGACCGACGGGTTCGTCGAGCTCGGGGGAGGCCTCGTCGAAGACGGGAGCGGGACCGGCGACATCAAGGCCGGCGTCAACGTGCCTCTGGGGCACACGGTCGCCGCGCGCGTCGTCGGGTACTACACCCATCTCTCCGGGTTCACCGACGCGGTCCAGCCCAACCTGAGCGTGGATCGGAACGTCAACGACGGCTTCCGCAAGGGCGCGCGGGCGGCCATCACGTGGGCTCCGAACGCCGGCTTCTCCATCACGCCGCGCGTCGTCTACCAGCGGGTCGAGTCGAACGGCTGGAACCTCTCGGACGCCTACAACATCCTCGCCAATCCCTTCACCACCACGCGCCCGCCCGTGGAGCTCGGCAAGCGGCAGGAGTTCACGCAGCTCGGGGAGCATTTCCAGGACGACTACGTGCTCGCCGATCTCGACCTCCGTTACAACTTCCGCGGCATGACCCTCACGTCGATCACCTCGTTCATCGACCGGGACATCAACATCGTCCGCGACACCACCGCGCTGACGGCCAGCTTCACGGGCGGCAACATCGGGTTTCCGGAGCCGATCTACACGCTGAGCTCGCCGCTGTTCGACAACACCCACGGGGAGGACTGGACGCAGGAGCTCCGCCTGTCGGGCGGGCAGAAGCGCGTGCAGTGGTTGGGGGGCGCCTTCTACAGCCACGCGGTCCGCGACTACGGCCAGAACGTCTCCGTGCCCGGGTTCGAGAATGCGACCGGCATCCCGACCAAGGGGCTTCTCGCCCCAAAGGACAGCATCTATTTCTCCCAGCTGGGGTACCACCTCGATCAGATCGCGTTCTTCGGCGAGGGCACGGTCTCGGCGACCCCGCGGTTCAGCGTCACGGGCGGCCTGCGCTGGTACCACTATGCGGAGGACAAGACGGAGCTGATCGACGGCGTGTTCGGCAACATGGCAGGGAACGGCGTCAACGTGATATCGCTGCCCGGCACGACCAGCGCCGACGGCCTGGCGCCGCGCGTGATCGCGACCTACAAGCTGTCGGACGACGCCAACTTCAACGCTCAGATCTCGCGCGGATTCCGCCTGGGCGGCATCAACGATCCGCTCAACACGGTGCTCTGCTCGCCGCAGGACCTGATCACGTTCGGCGGCCACGACACATGGGACGACGAGAAGGTCTGGAATTACGAGGTCGGCTACAAGTCGAGCCTCATGGGGGGCAGGGGATCGTTCGACGCTTCCCTGTTCTACATCGACATCCACGACCTCCAGACGACCGTCACGGCGGGCACCTGCTCGTCGCGTCTGGTCTTCAACGTGCCGCACGCCCGCAGCCAGGGGGTCGAGGTCGCCTTCAAGGCGGCGCCGGCCCACAACTTCGACCTCTCCGTCTCCGGCAGCTACAACGACTCCGAGATACGCTCGACGCTCACCTCGACCGATCCGAACGGCGTCGTCAGCGTCGTGTCGGGGATCGAGAAGGGGCGGCGGCTCCCGTCCGTGCCTCAGGTGCAGGTCGCGACCTCCGCCACCTACAAGTTCGACGTGTCGGGGGGCTCGCAGGTGTACGTCACCGGCACCTGGCAGCACATCGGCTCGCGCTTCACGCAGGTGGGCGACCAGGACCTCGGCAGGCTCGACCTCACCACGTTCGGGCCGAACACGATCGGTGGTCCACTGACGGCCAACGCCTTCAGGTACAACCCGGAGCTGCCGGCCTACGACCTGCTCAATTTCCGCGTGGGCCTGCGGCGCGTGAAGTGGGACATCTCGGCGTACGTGAACAACGCGACGAACCAGCTGGCCCTCCTGGCGCTGGACCGCGAGCGCGGGACGCTGGCCCGCCTCGGCTACCTGACGAACCAGCCTCGAACCTTCGGCATCACGACCCGCTACAACTTCTGA
- a CDS encoding PIN domain-containing protein: MSFAVDVNVLLYASDSASERHTRAIRFLRERARGGEVMCLAWPTILGYLRVATHPSIFDEPLTHTEAVSNVAALLALPHVRALSEEEGFWPVYRSVSSGVPIRGNLVPDAHLAAILRQHGVTVLYTVDHDFRKFDFLDVRDPFG; encoded by the coding sequence GTGAGCTTCGCAGTCGACGTCAACGTCCTCCTCTACGCCAGCGATTCGGCGAGCGAGCGGCACACCCGCGCGATCCGGTTCCTCCGGGAACGGGCGCGGGGCGGAGAGGTCATGTGCCTCGCCTGGCCCACGATCCTCGGTTACCTCCGCGTCGCGACCCATCCATCGATCTTCGACGAGCCCCTCACCCACACGGAGGCGGTCTCCAACGTGGCCGCGCTTCTCGCGCTCCCCCACGTGCGCGCCCTCTCGGAGGAGGAAGGGTTCTGGCCGGTGTACAGGTCGGTGAGCAGCGGAGTGCCGATCCGGGGGAACCTCGTACCCGACGCGCACCTCGCCGCCATCCTCCGTCAGCACGGGGTGACGGTCCTCTACACGGTGGATCACGACTTCCGCAAGTTCGACTTTCTCGACGTGCGCGATCCCTTTGGTTGA
- a CDS encoding antitoxin produces the protein MRTTLDIDAPVLKELKRLQLRERKSLGRLVSDLLAVALKRNPSKSEGPVEFHWTARRMGSRVDLADRESIFELMEPPPARGKRRR, from the coding sequence ATGAGAACGACCCTCGACATCGATGCCCCGGTCCTGAAGGAGCTGAAGCGCCTTCAGCTGCGTGAGAGGAAGTCGCTCGGGCGACTCGTCTCCGACCTCCTTGCGGTGGCCTTGAAGAGGAACCCATCAAAGTCGGAGGGGCCGGTGGAATTCCACTGGACCGCCCGCCGCATGGGGTCGCGAGTCGATCTCGCCGACCGGGAGTCCATCTTCGAGCTCATGGAGCCGCCGCCGGCGCGAGGAAAGCGGCGCCGGTGA